In the Tribolium castaneum strain GA2 chromosome 1, icTriCast1.1, whole genome shotgun sequence genome, one interval contains:
- the dikar gene encoding uncharacterized protein dikar has translation MFPTFISILDIQSWWEVPSIAHFCSLFRTAFNLLDFDIEDLEEALLTDGTEETSWLQELIVRLLSGCLPNNEISTFNYQMFLRRLFRQKCQEHDQYNPFNTDVDFQLLPLRTKVDILHALCDFRLDADDVLDQLKNLEADSLRVEPLGYDSNESAYWYFYGTRLYREDFKTKNNKKKSVWQVICFTEDDWFQLNKKFKKSTAKCERELHRTLSENFLPELPRLFREKERLARKRLLENQPRRTSRRLRKENTTEKEEVTCESPKTNPLEEEERQRKRDLEIKRKEAYERSNRLKEQSEDSQSEDSEVRYEMGGTKTRQKKSKGRQRKLSTSSSNSKDASSAPKSSKRKKTGEETSKSSTSSATTTVGRQTNNSLAAATGQIVIQPVTNSHKKKLKTSQVFRQTDEDLITGMHKILDYVKNHEDAWPFADPVDEDYAPNYYTVIRKPMDLQRMEERLDAGYYKNFAKFRDDFQLIVDNCRLYNGVENEYTEMVDNLLKVFERATEKFLDQISSSDDEIAVEFPNTDLDAKDTKKNNKPESKSSKRKPTLAAKTDKKREHSPSEESLGKRSLSCDSLIEEDEKISSNKKDKNTKKTNKVAKKDKNDTKKNTRDKKNSNSKHKKEKFSSPLRSRSPSRSVSRDSFRRSYSSSPPPSSVPSSPDNRFDFFPKKHKSFEDKDSDTHSGPKGKQKQKQDDTNTCDTSAKKQNDKPVTSPSKPKDKHNKLRETIEKLKAKSEISNKLNDDEFRFDLDTFKENKEKSKKDDKSRKKKDKVTKPHLKKDLDFEDSNSTMESLHTTDNKKKKTNTKNCKNASIDALTIATEQTLKDINKWLDDTPKYSEFSSASNSPCYPPLDDFDIVNKIDNDPRKKVEKFNSKKDGIGKDIKRRTFSRDPAKFLKRREVQRTIDRLQPGKSKGNLISSVQSSKQTDELFPLGPLSKNKDTKNSLIVKTDDNAPKLSLGSVLDSFGRHKFVDDTKQDESENATKKDEKFSISTEIKEETQIKPKLEDVKKESPVREESSMMSGATPNLSAWFKAFGAPKIQSSQKKSEKSEGKESEKTDDSKVDPKSKEEAKVPVPEHSPSTDSPVATHGQPVPRQRKVSTGSSISERSSFSQDMDSPRVGIDERLGAYPAPYPSPMHRSPSGASPVMASPRPDVSPKAAPYPPFNGQIRVGFYQDTVSNKSSPDKSCSPRDNPQSPYAQCSEHVYTPNTTQNMPYTYPNSPYYSHTPNYSNTNPTPPYNPDSVNPPSYYDTNKSLTDQYQAKNIQNYVNSPNNVQSPSPHPPIETFRQEDQNQNKVNEKMVQSAMFPVKKRAYNESDSAQMSHRYEEVNRNIQPMEGQNTQNVDTMHMNAREESMKHYIHQNIPDPKPLTVQTNVSPQQQLASPIINYSTPSNPYNNYSNESNYPLNILSRSLASTPGIERKLDIGKYTNMGYSGPEVNFPRGMQQYSRSELSYARPPSNDQQPVSNQGQQPSEVLHYSNASPHMGYKNVDMNAATSNPQQAHTNYTNTSVHSNPNRLGQPLDVQSSYKSNEVSIPRPTYNTHIDMDQPLGLRGNIANLSHIVDRYNNDERMLTGLQPAASQYYGDKGLGGPHMFNKPICTSSSGLPIFNQPNMIQSYNQNMQVPTSSMYNRQMTELQNPMSGEAKNANVAQQGSEKKSKKRKSAKTAQAASASEPPAQANNQGFQSYAGLKSTSPMEPSAISLKTASVVPGSAFNFGPSPSALGIGSGLYGDKDAYPNFLEDFRAAPNYYIAAATAAHHRSTPDAPDKQTRVAAHQSSARQAPSYPFIGARQATPPSYPLSSHFMPSAQAPLMDASSPLYQHYLQAGVLNQGLLGPPGPYPPGYHPALSMRQPYDSMTRPPWL, from the exons ATGTTTCCAACTTTCATTAGCATCCTAG ATATTCAATCATGGTGGGAGGTTCCAAGCATtgcacatttttgttcattgTTTCGAACAGCATTTAACCTTTTGGATTTTGATATCGAG GATTTGGAGGAGGCTCTCTTGACTGATGGGACGGAGGAAACCTCTTGGCTTCAAGAACTGATCGTGAGGCTTCTCAGTGGGTGCTTGCCGAACAATGAAATCTCAACGTTCAATTATCAGATGTTCCTGAGACGTCTCTTTCGCCAGAAATGTCAGGAACATGATCAATACAACCCATTTAACACAGACGTTGATTTCCAATTGTTACCTTTGAGAACAAAAGTGGACATTTTACATGCACTCTGTGATTTTCGTTTAGATGCTGATGATGTGCTTGACCAGCTGAAAAATTTAGAAGCAGACAGCTTGAGGGTTGAGCCCCTGGGTTATGACAGTAACGAATCTGCTTACTGGTATTTTTACGGTACTAGACTGTACAGAGAGGACTTTAAAACCAAGAATAATAAGAAGAAATCCGTGTGGCAGGTTATTTGTTTCACTGAAGACGATTGGTTTCAACTTaacaagaaatttaaaaaatcgactGCTAAGTGTGAAAGAGAGTTACATCGTACTTTAAGTGAGAACTTCTTGCCTGAATTGCCCAGATTGTTCCGGGAAAAGGAAAGACTGGCCAGGAAGCGTCTGCTGGAAAATCAACCGAGACGCACTTCTCGACGTTTGAGAAAA GAAAATACAACTGAAAAAGAAGAAGTAACGTGTGAATCGCCGAAAACCAATCCTCTTGAAGAGGAAGAAAGACAAAGAAAGCGCGATTTGGAAATCAAGAGAAAAGAAGCTTATGAGAGAAGTAACAGACTTAAAGAGCAGAGCGAAGATAGCCAAAGTGAGGACTCTGAAGTACGGTATGAGATGGGCGGGACTAAAACGCGACAAAAGAAGTCCAAAGGAAGACAAAGAAAATTGTCAACAAGTTCCTCTAACAGTAAAG ATGCATCATCTGCGCCGAAGAGCTCAAAAAGGAAGAAAACAGGTGAGGAGACTTCAAAATCCTCGACTTCTTCCGCAACTACAACAGTTGGTCGACAAACCAACAATTCGCTGGCGGCAGCTACTGGACAAATTGTTATCCAACCTGTTACCAACTCACacaagaaaaaactaaaaacttctCAAGT GTTTCGTCAAACCGACGAAGATCTAATAACAGGAATGCACAAGATCTTAGATTACGTAAAAAATCATGAAGACGCATGGCCCTTTGCCGATCCTGTTGATGAGGATTACGCACCCAATTATTACACAGTTATTCGGAAACCAATGGATTTGCAAAGAATGGAAGAGAGGCTGGATGCAGGTTATTACAAGAACTTTGCAAAATTCAGAGACGATTTCCAGTTAATCGTGGACAATTGTCGACTTTATAACGGTGttgaaaatg AATATACGGAAATGGTCGATAATTTGTTGAAAGTATTTGAAAGAGCAACTGAGAAATTTTTGGACCAAATCTCATCATCCGACGACGAAATCGCCGTTGAATTCCCTAATActgatctggacgcaaaagaTACCAAAAAGAACAACAAACCAGAATCTAAATCATCAAAGCGTAAACCGACTCTTGCAGCTAAAACAGATAAAAAGAGGGAGCATTCGCCCTCTGAAGAATCTCTAGGTAAAAGGAGTCTTTCCTGTGATTCGCTTATTGAGGAAGATGAAAAGATATCGTCgaataaaaaagacaaaaacactaagaaaacaaataaagtaGCTAAAAAGGATAAAAACGACACTAAGAAAAACACACGAGATAAGAAGAATTCTAATAGTAAACACAAGAAAGAGAAATTTTCAAGTCCCTTGAGAAGTAGAAGTCCTAGCAGGAGCGTTAGTCGAGATTCCTTTAGGCGAAGTTATAGCAGTAGTCCTCCGCCCTCAAGTGTCCCTTCCAGTCCCGATAACAGGTTcgattttttcccaaaaaaacataagtctTTTGAAGATAAGGACTCGGACACCCATTCAGGGCCTAAAG gtAAACAGAAGCAGAAGCAAGACGACACAAACACATGTGATACTTCAGCAAAGAAACAAAATGACAAACCGGTCACATCGCCATCAAAACCGAAAGATAAACATAACAAGCTTCGAGAAactatagaaaaattaaaagccaaaagtgaaatttcgaataaattgAACGACGACGAGTTCCGTTTCGACTTGGATACCTTTAAAGAAAACAAGGAAAAGTCCAAGAAAGACGACAAAAGTCGAAAGAAGAAGGATAAAGTGACTAAGCCACACTTGAAGAAAGACCTCGATTTTGAAGATAGTAATAGCACAATGGAGAGTTTGCATACTACTGACAATaagaagaagaaaacaaacacgaaaaattgtaaaaatgcgTCGATTGATGCTTTGACAATTGCTACAGAACAGACGCTGAAAGACATCAACAAGTGGTTAGACGACACACCAAAATATTCGGAATTTAGTTCGGCGAGTAATTCTCCGTGTTATCCTCCTTTGGATGACTTCGATATTGTCAATAAGATTGACAACGATCCTCGGAAGAAAGTCgaaaaattcaattcgaaAAAGGACGGAATTGGTAAAGATATAAAGAGACGAACATTTAGTAGAGATCCGGCGAAATTTCTCAAACGCCGGGAAGTGCAAAGGACCATAGATCGTCTACAGCCTGGAAAAAGCAAAGGCAATTTGATTTCGAGCGTTCAGAGTTCGAAACAAACAGACGAACTGTTTCCTCTAGGTCCGCTATCAAAGAAtaaagacacaaaaaattctttgatcGTTAAAACTGACGATAACGCACCAAAGTTGAGTTTAGGCTCGGTTTTGGACAGTTTCGGACGGCACAAGTTTGTCGACGACACGAAACAGGACGAATCCGAAAATGCGACCAAAAAAGACGAAAAGTTTAGCATCAGTACGGAAATTAAAGAGGAAACTCAAATTAAACCCAAACTGGAAGATGTAAAGAAAGAATCTCCCGTGCGAGAAGAATCTAGTATGATGAGTGGAGCAACTCCAAATTTAAGTGCCTGGTTTAAAGCTTTCGGTGCCCCGAAAATTCAATCATCCCAAAAGAAAAGTGAAAAGTCGGAAGGAAAAGAAAGCGAGAAAACTGACGATAGTAAAGTTGATCCCAAATCGAAGGAGGAAGCAAAAGTTCCAGTCCCTGAACATTCACCGAGCACTGACAGCCCCGTGGCCACTCACGGCCAACCCGTGCCAAGACAAAGGAAAGTGAGTACTGGAAGTAGCATATCGGAGCGTTCGTCATTCAGCCAAGACATGGACTCGCCCAGAGTGGGAATCGACGAAAGACTTGGGGCCTACCCGGCCCCCTACCCATCCCCCATGCACCGTTCGCCCTCTGGGGCCTCGCCAGTGATGGCCTCGCCCCGTCCGGACGTCTCCCCCAAAGCAGCCCCATATCCTCCCTTCAACGGACAAATCAGAGTAGGGTTCTACCAAGACACGGTCTCGAACAAAAGCAGCCCTGACAAGTCGTGCAGCCCCCGAGACAATCCCCAGTCGCCCTACGCCCAATGCTCTGAACACGTCTACACCCCTAATACCACCCAAAACATGCCTTATACGTATCCCAACTCGCCCTATTACTCACACACACCGAATTATAGCAACACGAATCCTACGCCTCCCTATAATCCGGATAGTGTGAACCCTCCATCTTACTACGACACGAATAAGTCACTAACGGATCAGTACCAAGCCAAGAATatacaaaattatgttaattcGCCCAATAATGTGCAATCACCGTCGCCACATCCTCCAATAGAGACGTTCCGACAAGAGGATCAGAACCAGAACAAAGTGAACGAGAAGATGGTGCAAAGTGCGATGTTTCCAGTCAAGAAACGGGCATACAATGAGTCAGACTCGGCCCAGATGAGTCACAGGTACGAGGAAGTCAACCGAAATATCCAACCCATGGAGGGCCAAAACACCCAGAATGTTGACACCATGCATATGAATGCGCGTGAGGAGTCCATGAAACACTACATCCATCAAAATATCCCAGACCCTAAACCACTAACAGTCCAGACCAATGTTTCGCCCCAACAACAACTCGCCTCCCCGATTATAAACTACTCTACGCCGTCAAATCCGTACAATAACTACAGTAACGAGTCTAATTACCCCCTAAATATACTATCGCGAAGTCTGGCCTCGACCCCAGGCATTGAGCGAAAACTGGACATTGGGAAATATACCAATATGGGGTACTCCGGCCCCGAGGTGAACTTCCCAAGGGGTATGCAACAGTACAGTCGGTCAGAGTTGAGCTATGCGAGACCCCCATCCAACGACCAACAACCAGTATCCAACCAAGGACAACAACCATCCGAGGTTTTGCACTACTCGAACGCCAGCCCCCATATGGGGTACAAAAACGTCGACATGAACGCAGCGACTTCCAACCCACAACAAGCACACACCAACTATACAAACACTTCGGTGCATTCGAACCCCAATCGTTTAGGGCAGCCTCTAGACGTGCAGAGTTCGTACAAGTCGAACGAAGTGTCGATACCCAGGCCGACGTACAATACTCACATCGATATGGACCAACCTTTAGGTTTAAGAGGGAATATAGCGAATTTGTCGCATATCGTCGACCGGTATAATAATGACGAGAGGATGTTGACCGGATTGCAACCAGCAGCAAGTCAGTATTATGGTGATAAGGGCTTAGGAGGGCCCCATATGTTTAATAAACCCATCTGTACGAGCTCGTCAGGACTGCCGATTTTTAATCAGCCCAATATGATACAGTCATATAATCAGAATATGCAAGTGCCGACTTCTTCAATGTATAATAGGCAGATGACGGAATTGCAGAATCCGATGAGTGGCGAAGCGAAGAATGCCAATGTTGCGCAACAGGGGAGTGAGAAGAAGTCCAAGAAGCGGAAGAGTGCAAAAACAG CCCAGGCCGCGTCCGCGTCAGAGCCGCCGGCGCAGGCCAACAATCAGGGCTTCCAGTCGTACGCGGGCTTGAAGTCGACCTCCCCCATGGAACCAAGTGCAATATCGCTGAAGACAGCGAGCGTCGTCCCCGGCAGCGCATTCAATTTCGGACCATCGCCGTCAGCGCTGGGCATAGGCTCAGGCCTGTACGGTGACAAAGATGCATATCCCAACTTCCTGGAGGACTTCCGCGCCGCCCCCAACTACTACATCGCGGCGGCGACGGCGGCCCACCACAGATCCACCCCGGACGCCCCCGACAAGCAAACCCGCGTGGCGGCGCACCAGTCGTCCGCCCGGCAGGCCCCCAGTTACCCCTTCATAGGCGCGCGGCAGGCGACGCCCCCTAGTTACCCCCTGAGCAGCCACTTCATGCCGTCTGCGCAGGCGCCCCTCATGGATGCCAGCTCGCCGCTCTACCAGCACTATCTGCAAGCGGGGGTGCTGAACCAGGGACTTTTGGGCCCCCCAGGGCCGTACCCGCCCGGGTACCATCCCGCGCTAAGTATGAGGCAACCATACGATTCCATGACAAGGCCGCCTTGGCTCTAA
- the LOC662956 gene encoding cytochrome P450 CYP12A2, which translates to MLEPTLYSGFWLLVITMSIIASWLRYNKFHTQLINIKYSPVNKSFKNLPTLKSYPVIGHSYLFFPRGKYKSERLTEAFVDISKTLGPIFKLNLGGSAMVVTLDPDHTRILFQNEGTRPERPPFPALLHFRRKRFSSVGVVPGNGEEWYKMRKGVTPLLKLQLIEPYKRQQEDIAKTFVEYVKTHRDENFVLRDIFSHLLKFTIEAISIVSPGHRFHCLFSDNLETEQIIKASVDFMDGLYGTLIEPPFWKLWKTPSYKKLESSHNTIYKILERHLEQIKFQFSENPESVKESQPYMYSLFSNDQLSWDDKIMLAMEIFLGGIDATATTISFTLHYLSQNPEIQKMARSQNTDFLKACIRETLRLSPTAGGNSRFLSNNTVIGGYLIPKGTLLLSLNSGMARDERYFKDAQKYRPQRFVRATREDFHRYASLPFGHGPRMCPGKRVAENEIVILLTEILKNFALESAGSSDVGMVFRMNRIPDKPISVRFVDTNH; encoded by the exons ATGCTCGAACCAACTTTATATTCCGGATTTTGGTTGCTTGTAATCACCATGAGTATCATAGCAAGTTGGTTGAGATACAATAAGTTTCACACCCAATTAATCAATATAAAATATTCTCCGGTTAATaagtcttttaaaaatttgcccaCTCTAAAATCGTACCCCGTAATAGGCCACTCGTATTTGTTTTTTCCTAGAG GTAAATATAAGTCCGAACGTTTGACTGAAGCTTTTGTCGACATCAGTAAAACTCTGgggccaatttttaaattaaatttgggtGGGTCAGCAATGGTTGTCACACTCGACCCAGACCATACGAGAATTCTGTTTCAAAATGAAGGGACGAGGCCTGAAAGGCCCCCCTTTCCGGCTTTGCTCCACTTTAGGCGGAAAAGATTCAGCAGTGTGGGAGTTGTGCCCGGGAATGGGGAGGAGTGGTACAAGATGAGAAAAGGAGTAACACCTTTATTAAAACTGCAATTGATAGAACCGTACAAAAGGCAACAAGAAGACATTGCTAAGACTTTTGTGGAATATGTAAAAACGCACAGAgacgaaaatttcgttttacGTGATATTTTTTCGCATTTGTTGAAGTTTACAATCGagg CGATCTCGATTGTGTCTCCAGGACATCGCTTCCACTGCCTTTTCAGCGATAATTTGGAGACCGAACAAATCATTAAAGCCAGTGTAGACTTTATGGACGGTTTATACGGCACATTAATCGAACCCCCGTTTTGGAAATTATGGAAAACACCATCTTATAAGAAACTTGAATCGTCTCACAACACAATCTACAAGATTTTGGAGCGACATTTGGAACAGATCAAGTTTCAGTTCTCCGAAAACCCTGAATCAGTGAAAGAGTCACAACCCTACATGTACTCCCTTTTCAGCAACGACCAACTTTCATGGGACGATAAAATTATGCTAGCTATGGAGATTTTTCTAGGTGGTATCGATGCTACAGCTACAACTATTTCCTTCACGTTGCACTACTTATCCCAAAATCctgaaattcaaaaaatggcTCGCTCACAAAATACTGATTTTCTAAAAGCTTGTATTAGAGAAACTCTGAGGCTGTCGCCCACAGCTGGTGGCAATTCCAGATTTTTAAGCAATAATACCGTCATCGGGGGCTACTTGATACCTAAAGGG acGCTGCTTTTATCGCTTAACTCAGGGATGGCACGTGATGAAAGATACTTTAAAGATGCGCAAAAGTATCGTCCTCAAAGATTTGTTAGAGCAACGAGGGAAGATTTTCATCGCTATGCCTCGTTGCCTTTTGGTCATGGCCCCAGGATGTGCCCAGGGAAGAGAGTCGCTGAAAATGAGATAGtaattttattgacagag ATCCTGAAAAACTTTGCCTTAGAATCGGCGGGAAGTTCGGACGTGGGCATGGTTTTCCGGATGAACCGGATTCCGGATAAGCCGATAAGTGTAAGATTTGTAGATACAAAtcactaa